One window of Triticum urartu cultivar G1812 unplaced genomic scaffold, Tu2.1 TuUngrouped_contig_6272, whole genome shotgun sequence genomic DNA carries:
- the LOC125530374 gene encoding uncharacterized protein LOC125530374 isoform X1, whose translation MELGDGGGERRRGGHRRWADVWCCWRATAMATPPPPPPAFVYRISTGNEWAELQRTGGTLGGDLDRSTGCFHLSDLAQVKMTLKNYFRGQNDLYLLQIDTVKIADGLIYEAADGCNYFPHFYGPDRSFAPLQLSAVVKADKIELANNDFTCSLLDGAAI comes from the exons ATGGAGCTTGGAGACGGCGGAGGAGAACGCCGGCGTGGTGGGCATCGCCGGTGGGCTGACGTTTGGTG TTGTTGGCGGGCCACCGCAATGgcaacgccgccgccgccgccgccagcgtTCGTGTACCGGATCAGCACGGGGAATGAGTGGGCGGAGCTCCAGCGCACCGGCGGCACGCTCGGCGGCGACCTCGACCGCTCCACCGGCTGCTTCCACCTCAGCGACCTCGCCCAG GTGAAGATGACGCTAAAGAATTATTTCCGTGGGCAAAATGATCTATACCTGCTACAAATTGACACTGTCAAG ATTGCAGATGGCTTAATTTATGAGGCAGCTGATGGCTGTAACTACTTTCCTCATTTCTATGGCCCTGATCGGAGCTTTGCACCCCTTCAACTAAGTGCTGTTGTCAAGGCAGACAAAATAGAGCTGGCGAACAATGATTTTACTTGCAGTCTACTTGATGGAGCGGCCATCTAA
- the LOC125530374 gene encoding uncharacterized protein LOC125530374 isoform X2, with the protein MELGDGGGERRRGGHRRWADVCCWRATAMATPPPPPPAFVYRISTGNEWAELQRTGGTLGGDLDRSTGCFHLSDLAQVKMTLKNYFRGQNDLYLLQIDTVKIADGLIYEAADGCNYFPHFYGPDRSFAPLQLSAVVKADKIELANNDFTCSLLDGAAI; encoded by the exons ATGGAGCTTGGAGACGGCGGAGGAGAACGCCGGCGTGGTGGGCATCGCCGGTGGGCTGACGTTTG TTGTTGGCGGGCCACCGCAATGgcaacgccgccgccgccgccgccagcgtTCGTGTACCGGATCAGCACGGGGAATGAGTGGGCGGAGCTCCAGCGCACCGGCGGCACGCTCGGCGGCGACCTCGACCGCTCCACCGGCTGCTTCCACCTCAGCGACCTCGCCCAG GTGAAGATGACGCTAAAGAATTATTTCCGTGGGCAAAATGATCTATACCTGCTACAAATTGACACTGTCAAG ATTGCAGATGGCTTAATTTATGAGGCAGCTGATGGCTGTAACTACTTTCCTCATTTCTATGGCCCTGATCGGAGCTTTGCACCCCTTCAACTAAGTGCTGTTGTCAAGGCAGACAAAATAGAGCTGGCGAACAATGATTTTACTTGCAGTCTACTTGATGGAGCGGCCATCTAA